ATCGTGCCCATGCACCACTGGTTGAGGGGGTAGTTCTTTGTCGGGCTGACCGCCGAGACGAGGCTGTCCAAACCCGCACTGCGAACGAGCGCGTCATTGAAATCCACGGCGTAGAGCTGCCACCCCAGCATGAGCTGCCTGAGGTTGTTCTGGCAGCCGATGCCCTGGGCCTTCGCCTTGGCCTTGCTGAGCGCCGGCAAAAGCATGCCGGCCAGGATCGCGATGATGGCGATGACGACCAGCAACTCGATGAGCGTAAAGCCCGGCCTCCGGGGGTGAGGGGTGTTCGTTCGGTAGATGTCCATGGCGGGGATGGTTTCCTCAGAAATTCGCAGTGGTGACCCATTGGTGGTATCGCGCCCGCGGGTTCCAGGCAAGGGAATCGTGGACGCAACGACGATCGAAGGATCGGCCATTTCGACCGTTGCACGCATCCCGGACCCGCGATAGAAACCGCCCGCGCTTATGAAATCGTTCTCCCGCCAGCTTCCCCGTGCCGCCGCCGTGGCCGCGGCGACCCTTGGTTCTTCCTTCGTTCCGCTGTGCGCCCAGGACGCGCCGCCCCCGAAGAACTGGACCACCTCCCTCGGCCTCAACCTGGGACTGACCGGCGGCAACGCGGAGACCTTCAACGTCGGCGGCAACGTGCTGACCGTGAAGGAATGGGGAGACACCGGCGCGAACATCTTGAGCTTCGGCGCCGACGTGAACTACGGCACCTCGACGACGACCGAGGTCAACGACGCGGGCGGCCCGAACCAGTCCCTGACTGAAACCGACACGACCAACGTCAACAACTACGGCGGGTTTCTCTCCTACAACCGGCTCCTGACCGACCGGCTGTATGTCGGCGGACGGTTCAGCGGACGTCATGACGAAATCGCCGGCGTGGATTACCGGATCGCCGCGACCGCGACGGTCGGCTACTACCTCATCAAGAAGGAAAAACTGAGCCTCTCCGTGGAGACCGGCCCCGGCTATGTCTGGGAGGAACTCGTCGGTACCGGCTACAACGACTACGCCACCCTCCGGTTCGCCAACAATTTCGAATGGAAGTTCACCGACAAATCCCGGCTGTTCCAGACGTTTGAGTACCTCCCCCAGATTGACAAGTGGGGCAACTACGTCATGACCGCCGCGGTGGGTGTCGAGACCGAGCTCTACAAAAACCTCTCGCTCCTGATCGTCTTCCGCGACTGGTACCGGAGCGAGCCGGCCTCCTACGCGGGAACGGATCCCACGATCTTCCGACAGAAGAACGATTACCAGCTCACGGCGGGCGTCCTGTACACCTTCAACTGAGCGTTTCCAGCCCCCGCGATCCGGACGTGGCCGGAGTTGCCGGGACCCGCGGTGCCGCCGGCCATCCCGCCAGGCGGCCCGGCCGCCGCATGGATTCCCATCCACACTACTTCAACACGCTCACCCGGACGGTCGAGCGCTTCGAGCCCCTGTCCCCGGAACGCCGCGACGGCACAGGCCGGCCGGTGGTCGGCCTCTACGTGTGCGGCCCGACGGTCTACGACTTCGGGCACCTCGGGAATTTTCGCACCTTCGTCTTTGCGGACTTGGTGCGCCGGCACCTGGAATTCCGCGGATTTGCCGTGACGCACGTGATGAACATCACGGACGTCGAGGACAAGATCATCCGGCGCGTGCGGGAGACCGGGGTGCCCCTGCACGAGTTCACCGCGGGATATGAGGCCGCGTTCCTGGAGGATCTGGACACGCTCGGCTGCCTGCGTCCGCATCACCTCCCCCGCGCCACGGAACACCTGCCCCAGATCATCGCCCTGATCCGCAAGCTGGAGCAGCGCGGCCTGGCGTATCAGACCCCCGATGGATCGGTGTACTTCAGCATCGCGAAATACCGGGGGTGCGGCTGCGTGTACGGGCGCCTGGTGAACTTGAATCCGGAAGCCCAAAGGGTCGGCGAGCGCGTCGC
Above is a window of Verrucomicrobiia bacterium DNA encoding:
- a CDS encoding DUF481 domain-containing protein, which gives rise to MKSFSRQLPRAAAVAAATLGSSFVPLCAQDAPPPKNWTTSLGLNLGLTGGNAETFNVGGNVLTVKEWGDTGANILSFGADVNYGTSTTTEVNDAGGPNQSLTETDTTNVNNYGGFLSYNRLLTDRLYVGGRFSGRHDEIAGVDYRIAATATVGYYLIKKEKLSLSVETGPGYVWEELVGTGYNDYATLRFANNFEWKFTDKSRLFQTFEYLPQIDKWGNYVMTAAVGVETELYKNLSLLIVFRDWYRSEPASYAGTDPTIFRQKNDYQLTAGVLYTFN